The genome window ctggtaatagcttatctaaagtgatcactcgccttacaatgtgtatgataatcgagGTGGCCCTTAGCACAAatccatacacattgtaaggcgagtgatcactttagataagctattaccagcaggagagtagggtggggggagagaaaaccttttgtagtgataaacacccattttttcatggtctgtgtctataaaaacatcctcactgcattttccactttatgcatccgatgaagtgagctgtagctcacgaaagcttatgctcaaataaattggttagtctcgaaggtgccacaagtcctccttttctttttgcgaatacagactaacacagctgttactctgaaacttgtttttccttgtttcctatgggggattttcttggttttcctatggtttgcatgcagagggggtgggactcagtttccctaggTGCTACGGGTTTAACGAGGTGAGGGAGAGGGAGTTCGTTGTCACAGAGGACCTGcgagggaacttgggaccccagcgactggtgacccggaggcccagctcaggagtccCTGCCgggtctggccagtgggaggacaatgggctgtaaAGAGAGGAGAGGGGGCCCAGGCGAACCTGTTTacgaccctgtttacctggagagaagacaatggacagaggcggGCTTGGGGCTGGTGCCTTCAGAtacccagctgggaagcaggggggctctgggctggagggagggagcaggcagagcccccctgggtgcaggggagactgggatgtgctgtgctgagggaggccaggcctgaggcccggagagtttcctgtgctgggttcaatGCTCAATAAACCTTCCtattttacgctggctgagagtcgctctggtctagagaacagggttgcatcatCCCCTTCGGGGGGATGGAGGCCCCTGGGGTCCAGAGTGAGGTGACTCCCTGAGGGAGCCCACGGCGAGAAACAGATGTGCTAAGGCTCCGAGAGGTgcggctccaggaggtggaggggcttaaccccgAGAGAGTGTGGCCCCCCGGGGAgaagggctgtctcactgaaAGGGGCACCCCATATGGTCCGcacggggccaagagtgggcacaaCCTATGAGTCTGTGACACtcatcagagtagcagccgtgttagcctgtatccgtaaaaagaaaaggaggacttggggcaccttagagaccaaccaatttatttgagcataagctttttgcatccgatgaagtgagctgtagctcacaaaagcttgtgcttaaataaattggttagtctctaagatgccccaagtcctccttttcttgtgacactcttgtatctgaaactagaaatatgaaatataaccctGAGGGCCTATtctaattatgcaaagtgtgggccattaatggtggtttggaattttgatggctcccatcaaccaggacaattgactgtacatggctgtttacttgtaagtctgcCTGCttacctgtgggctggcaagcGGGTACCGAGTCTtgcagtgacatgtgatcatgtcacctgacctggaatccatctttaacctggtgcttttccactgagaaggaggggtgggaacccagagagggacaaaggattcccgccttgtgccaaagctatataaggggctggaacagaacaaagggggctgccgtcatgagaaatcccctagctaccacctgagctggaacaaggggaaaggattgggcccagatgaggaaggcatccagtctgtgaaaaacttattgaaacatctctgagggtgagattttatctgtattcagttttcttactgtgttaggcttagacttgcgtattttattttacttggtaattcactttgttctgtctgttacttggaaccacttaagtcctatgttttgtatttaataaaatcattttacttattaattaacccagagtatgtattaatacctgggggagcaaacagctgtgcatctctctctacagtgttatagagggtgaccaatttaggagtttaccctctataagctttatacagggtaaaacggatttatttggggtttggaccccattgggagctgggcgtCCGAGTGCTGGAGAAAGGAAcgcttcttaagctgctttcagttaagcctgcagcttctgggggacgtggttcagacctgggtctgtagCAGGCTAaggtgtctggcacaaccaggcagggttctgatcagttggcagtcccaagggggtctctgtgatccAGCCCATCACAGCGTCAGCCCTGGGGCCTAGAGAAaccaaccctccctgcccagacTCACACTGTGCTTTGTAGACCCCAATTAACTagggccccccctccccaggaggtTGGTGAGCCCAGACAGAGACATTCCACTGccggagaaactgaggcacagagaggggctgcAATGCCCCCAGGTCACATAGCAAGCCAGTGGCAGCACCTAGAACACAATACAAAGGTCCTggctcccggctcccagccctcctgctctaacccaccagaccccactcccctcccagagccagggagagaacccagacaTCCTGGCTCCCCGTCCCCGCAGCTCTACCACGTGAAATCTCCTCTTTTCTGTGCCCAGGGCAGTGTGGTGGAATAAATGAGTTCTGACAGTGGTGCCGGGCTGGGGAATCCTTTGCtaggcgctctctctctctctctctctctctctctctctctctctctctgtgtgcgtgtgtgtgtgtgcgcgtgcacgcACATACACGTGCGCCAGGGGCTGGACACAGAAAAATCCTTCTTGGGTTTCTGGTTAGTGTCTCGGGTCTGTTAGGCCCTGTTGGGGCAGACCCGGGCAATAAGCGATTGTTctcctgacagtgtccctttaataacAATAAAGCCTTTTTCAAACATCAGAGACCCCCAGCCAGAGGGACCAGCAGCCCCACAGCTGGACCATGGAGTCAGGCACGAAGGGAAGCCTGGGGTAGGGGGGCAGGGTCTGCGAGGAGAAAAGCGGGGTCACTGCAGAAAGGGGTGGAGTCATTCCCCTGTACTTTGGTTTACCACCTGAACCAGTCTGGGGCCCCGCAGGGCTGGGATCCCCCTGGAGCAGCGGGGTTTGACAGACTtgagcagctccagccccatccagcagggggcagcgctaCACCCGTCCTTACACACCCTTGTCCTATGGGCTTCGTGGGCAGACTGGAGACGAGGTCCCACGTCTCGACTCCGGCAGCCGCCTCTCCTGCTGAAAGAGCAGCCCCCGGCTAACGAGGCAGAGTCACCCCCATCTGTGTGTGCTCCCCAGAGAcgccgccctccccccccacagaaccccaccccccatcaggCCCCCCGAGTCCTGGGGAGCCGCCCCGAGGTTTGAAGTGGCGCCGGCCAGCAGGCTCCCGCGTGGGGCGTGGGTCGCTGCCCCAGGCAGGACGGGGGTGCCTAGCCCGAGACGGGCACAAGGCCGTCGCTGCCCTCGCTCCAGTTTGTCACCCAGTCCTTCCTCTGGATGGTGCCCGTCTTCTCCTCGCGGAACAGCTGGCGCTCCTCCCGGGGGATCTTGATGGCGTGGTACTGCGGCACCGCGGCCTGCTGGTACCGGGTGCGCCTGAAGAAGCCCACCTGGAAAGAAGCCAGAGAGATGgagtcagcgcccggcccccctGGCAGAGGCCCAGAGGCCCCCGCCCCACGGGGGGGgcgcctggggcagggctgggccccgGCAGGCGGAGGCTGCGTTGGGCTGGATCAGGGGCGCCCCCACATGGCTGCCGCGTGCATCAGAGGGGGCGATGGGAGGCCAAGGCAAGAGACAGCGTCACCTCCCCTGCAGGTCTGCGCCAGGCTCATCCCCACGCGGCAGGGACGGGCCCAGCTCCTTCAACGCCCCTGGCAACTCCCAGCCCGACGGCCCCAGGCCGGGGCACCCAGCACACGGGCATGCAGCCTGCCACACCCAGGCGCtggcagacacacacaccccatcggCACCCGCCCCGGCACACccaggctctggcctggcacgACCCCCAACGGGCCTGGCACACCTGCACACTCATGCATTGTTGCTTCAGATGCTCTTGCACACCCGAGCACGCCCCTCACCCCCCGTGaacggggggggctgggggggactgTTACCGCTAGTCCTCCCCGGCTTGTTTCTCCACCTCGGAGGGCTGCACAGCCAGCCGGGCCCGGTAATAGTTGGCAGCGTACGGGGCGGCTCGGCTGCTCCGCTGGAAGAAGCCGCACTGGGGAGGAAGCGAGGCCGAGGGGAGAGCGTCAGGCCCAGGCCAGAGCGCCGGACCCAGGGGAAGCCGGGGCAGGAATTTCTCTGGGTGGGGCGAGTGGGCAGGGGAGCTGGAGGAGGCTGGGAATCTtgggccctggggaaggggagtcccagggggtgcatggggagggggtgttgctggaggtgggaaggggcaggggcccaatCCCTGGGGGCACATCTGCCCTGGAGCAGAGACCCGCAGGCAGGGGCCAGGGTAGCCgggtcccccctccctcccgctctCACCTTCCACAGGATGGAGACCAGCAGCCCCAGCACCAAGACCCCGGCCAGCACCGCGATCAGGATGATCCACCAGGGGACACCCCGGGCCACCACCGCGCTCGGGTCCAAGTAGATGGTGACAGGGATCTGCGGGGGAAGGGATCAGCAGGATCAGGACcgggaggcggggcagggctgggggggaatggCCAATTAGGTACCTGTGTGGCGGCGTCCTTCAGCACCAGGCTCCGGACGGTGGATTTGACGGTGATGTTGGCGTGGACGAGCAGTTCCACAGAGGTCACGGCCGGgtactcctgggggcagggacatggctcAGCCTGGCGCCCACAcccggccccccgcccccccgaaccGTTCCAGGCGGATGCAGGATTCTGCACCATTTCCTCTCGTAACGTGCGGTGCAGCAGCGACTCGGCCCCcgcgtcccaccccagagctggctgcaccgCCGCGGCAGGGCAGGCCAGAGCCGTGCGGGGAGCCTGCATCCCCTCGCCGGGCGCCGGCTCACCTCCAGGAAGGTGCTATTCCACAGGCGCCCCCAGGCAGTGAGCACGGCCGAGCGGTTGAAGCTGGAGAGCGGGCACCGGAAGACGAGGCAGCGGGCGGTGCCCCGGGCGCAGTCCTGGAGCGGGGAGACAGCGGGTCAGTGGGCTCCGGgcagtgaggggcggggggagcctgACCCAGGTggacagcggggggtgggggtgatgtGACCATCCGTGGCTGCTGTGCGGTGCAGCGTTCAGGGGCCAgcgtgctccaccccagagggggtTGCGGGGGCGAGCCCTGGGTATCCAGGCTGGAGCGCGCTTCACCGTGTGCGGGGAGGAGAGattcccatcccccccacacacatacaaacatacAAGtgacccccaaacccccaccccagtcccagtCGGGATtaccccagccccccccgcctgccagGATCTCCACCCCACAGAGCCGCTCTCACCAATGTGACGTTCTTCCTCTCAGCGTGGGCGCGGTGCCACCAGGACCCCGTGCTGGGCACCTCCGGGGGCTCggcctccctcctgctcctgccctggcCGTGACCCTCCTgggggcagtgggagaggtcACCGGGCGGCTCCGTCTGGGGCTCCTGCCCCCcatagctccccccagcccctctgggatGCTGCAGCACGAGCTGTGCCCCCCaatgcctcctccccccatgccagGACCCTCTGGGGAGGCTGGGCTCTCCCCGCCCGTGGCCCTGTGCCCCTGCACGGCTGGGCACCGCTTAGGGCAGGGCCCCAATCCCCATAGCTCCGTCCCTGCAGCCGGGGGCTCCAGTGCCTcgttcccctccccccgggggaCCCCAGTCCTCTCCCCCCCTGTGGCCTCAGAGCCAGAGACACCCCGAGATgagcagcagctccccgcccccatgCCACGTACCAGTGCCAGCCGTAGGGGGTTGGCTGCCGGGCTGCAGGCCACACGCTGCCCGGGCCAGGCCGCCAGCTCCAGCCGCAGCGGGTAGAGCAGCCACTTGCCGTTGGCGATCTCGTGGGGCCACATGAGGTTGAGGAAGGCCGAGCCCAGGGTGCTGAGCGACTGGCCCCGGTTGGAGACCTGCGGGGGGCAGGGACCCTGAGCCAGGCGCCGCCGGGGGAGacaggagccctggctctgggatgaGCAGGGGATACCCTGGAGCCAggacccctctgccccctgaGTGCCCTCCAGCCACTCACCGGCTTGAGTCTGTGGGGTAGGGTCAAATGTCCGTCCACCcgcccagatggggaaactgaggcaccgaagGGGGAAGAGATTGAGCTGGAcatcctgacccccagcccccctgctctaaccactagacccagctcccccaccccagctgggaatggaccccggcgtcctgatcCCAGCCCCCCCATGATCCGCAGCTCTAGACCCCAACCCTTCTGCaaccatggggcgggggggaatgccCCGGGAGCCGCCCCTCCCCCGAGCAGGGGTACTCACCGTCACCTCGTAGCGCACGGCGCTGCCCACCTGGCCCTCGCTGCGCATGGCGCTCTCGCCCAGCACCCGGCCGCCGAAGAACAGCTGCCGTGGGACAGCCACGCtgcgggggggcgggcagggtCAGGGGGGCCGGGGAGAGCCACGCAGAGCCCCGCCCCcgtccccaccccatcccgcccAGACGGCtcgccccgctcccaccccagcccctgacagctccccctgcccccaagctgCCTCACCCCTGAAACCACCCTCGATGGCTCGTCCCTTCCCCCGCCCGGGCCCCACCCCCAGACGCCCCATCGGGGGCACTCACCCCGTGACCGACAGGGGCAGCTCAATGACCACACGGGCCCGCGCCGTCACAGGCCGCAGCCCCGGCTGCTCGCTGATCCtggggggggagagatggggggggggagtcatGGGGGCTTCCCCCACAGCAAACCCCCCAGTGACCAGCTTCAATTCCTccgcccctgcccagcccctgaacatcacccagcccccacctggcCCCACTGCTGCCCAGTACCCCCCATCACCTGTTTGCTCCCTCCGACCCCCCGCCCCTAGACTCTCCCCGGGGcgtcccctacccccacccagcccagcagggggcgctcacgtgctcagctccagctccagctccagctcctgggtcTCGATGGTGATGCCCGAGGTGCTGACGATGAGATAGAACCGcacctggggggcagagggatcAGAGCCATgggggggcagaggccagggggAGCAAGAGGGAGGTGGTGAGGTCTGGGCGCAGTGCGGGGGGGGAGCGAGTTCTGGGcgcagcgcggggggggggagcgaggtCTGGGCGCAGTGCGGGGGCACCGGAGGGGGAGCGAGGTCTGGgcgcagtgcggggggggggagcgaggtCTGGGCGCAGTGCGGGGGCACCGGAGGGGGAGCGAGGTCTGGGCGCAGTGCGGGGGCACCGGAGGGGAGCGAGGTCTGGGCGCAGTGCGGGAGGGGAGCGAGGTCTGGGCGCAGTGCGGGGGCACCGGAGGGGGAGCGAGGTCTGGGCGCAGCGCGGGGGCACCGGAGGGGAGCGAGGTCTGGgcgcagtgcggggggggggcgaggtCTGGGCACACTGGAGAGGGGCACTGGAGGGACTGCGGGGACTAGGGGGCAGGAATTTGGGGGGCTGATCCCCACCTGAGCTCCGCGCTTCATGGGGCTCCCCAGCTCACATTGCACTTGCGAGGCGTTCGGGTTGGGCAGGCAGGGCTGCTTctcctggaaaggttgagaaatcAGAGACCGGGGCCTacaacccctgcccctgcccctgccccccacccgcgCCCCCCTCCCGTACCAGGCCGGGCCCGGCCCACGCGTCGTGGCCCCGGATGCCGGAgtagggcagggcctcggggaaggtgGCCGTGAGCAGGGCCTCGTGGGCGTCGTCCCCGTCCCGCTGCGGGGCCGCTGGGTCCGAGGGCAGGTTGGTGACCTGGATCTCCAAGGCCACGTCCTTCTGGTCGCTCATGGCAAAGACGGCGGTGCCATCGGCGCCCCTGCGGCGGAGAGAGGCAGGCCCAGTGCCACGGTGAGGGGCCCCCGCGGGCAGCAGCCCAGAGACCTCCCCCGGCTCCCCACCTCATCCTGGAGACAGCAGGGGGGCACCATGCAGGGAGCTACTGCCCCGGAGGGTGGGATCTGCCCCCAGACCCTCCCCTTGGATagatccccagccccccccactggGAGTGACCGGCCCCACTGGGCCAGCTGGGGTGGGCCAGCAGGTCTGAGAGGGGCCAGTCCATGTCTATTACTCCTCCCCCAATCCTGCGACCCCCggggctcagccccagcccccctcacctgggcaggggcaggaagtcGGAGTCGCCCACGCGGGAGCAGAACTGGTATTGCAGCTGGAGGTTGCTCTGGCAGATCTTGTCCTCCCCGCAGCCCTGCTTCAAAAAGTTCACCTGGGGACAAACGCCCCGATGGGGGCGGGTGAGCTGTGACGGCCCCCAGGCAGCGCTCCTCCCCCTCTGCACAGCGCCCGCCCCCCAGCAAGGGCTCTGCAGGGCTCTCCCGCCGGCTCAGAGCCCTGCCCCAGAATATTCCCGCCCGGAGCCCAGCTATGCTCACAGCCCCGACAAACGACGcccgctctggggtggggcccggCAGCAGCAACTCTGCACAGGGCTCACTCATCCAGCACTgacatgcagccccctctggggtggggcccggCAGCTGGTCACCAGGACACAGCAACCCCCGCAAAGGCTGAAACCGCCAGGAGGGGCAGAACAGTCCCCGGCGCCGGGCGCTGGCCAGGGCACCCTGGCGGAAGGCACCAGGGGATCGGCACTGCCAGGAGCTCTGATCCCACAGGACGAGCTGCTCACAGGGCAACGGGCCGGGGGTAGCGCTGATGGAGGGGACAGCGCCTCCTGCGGGAGCCTGTTCCTTGCAGGTCTCCCGTCCGAGTGCTGAGCAGGCCTGACCCCGCTGAGCGGGAGCCCAGGTCCCCGGGGGCCGTCTCCCAGGAACCCCCCTCACCTCTTCCCTCTGGCTGCTGGGCAGCTGGGCGTTCAGCACGGGTATCAGCGGGGGCAGGGCGGTGTCCTGGACCTGGCGCTTGCTCCGGGCGTGCTCGATGCTGTACGTCAGCACCACGACGATGGGGCGGAGCTTGTCCCGGATGCTGTCCTgcaaggagagggaggagggggctgagCCCATGGcacgctggggggcaggggcagggaggggcggggcgggggcagcaggaCGCACCTGGAGCTGGAAGGTGGCCTTGACACAGGCAGGGGCGCGCTGGTGGGGCAGCTCCACCACGTCCGAGAACTGGTGTTCGGGGTCCGTGGGCTTCCGGTCCAGGAAGGCGACTCTGGGGGCCTGGCCCCGCTTCCGCCGGTCCACGTCAGCGTCAAAGGTGTACGCGAGCACTGGGGGAGCAGGGACGGAGGGCATGGGCTCTGCTGTGGGGGGATTGCTCACCCATCAgccaaatgcagccacctctggggtgggcacGGCAGTTGTTTATACAGGGATCTGTCACCCactgctgagatgcagccacctctgggttagGGCTCCCCAGGTAGGTTAGAGCACCCTCAGGGTTGCTCTGGGTTATGTCCTGCTTCCCTTAGCATCCTCTGGGCTCTGGGACACAGAGAACAGCCATGGGGCAGCGTGCTCTGGGTGTCTCCCTGTGCCGGGTCCGGGAGTAGGGCGATGCAGAGGGGGGTATTCTCGAGGGgtatccccccatccccaccagcgCAGCACGTCCAGGCCTGGGGAGTGCGGCGGTACTCACTGATGCGGGGGCTGTAGCTGGCAGGACTGGCCGTGTAGCTGAAGCAGGCTCGTACTTCCACGCTGCACAGGGAAAACACAGAAAGGCTCGGACTCAAACCAGCCGTCCCCCCTGCCAACAGCAGAGCTGAGACCCTTGCCCCCCATCCCCGGCTAGGGGGACTCGGCACCCCATCctccggggaggaggaggaggaagagcagggccAGTTGGTTCTCTGCATAACCCGGCTCTGAGCAGCCTCTGGGAACAGGAATTTGCCCCTTTCGTCGGGGTCAGAGTGTGCCGCTGCCCTTGAGACAGGCGGCACTAACCCCATTGTacccctggggaaactgaggcagggattggCCCAAGGCTCAACAACAGGTCAGTAGCACagctgggcacagaacccaggaatcctggctcccagcccccctacgctaaccaccagaccccactgcccttccaaagctggggatagaacccaggactccttggtccctgcccccactccctaccggctctaaccactagacctcccTCTCTCCCCGGGTGTGGAATGTGTACGTGGCTGGCAGGGGTCGGGGGGTTTCTAGGCACGGGGGTGATACAGGCACACCTCTGGatcccagggagcctgggggtgggggtgaggacgGGCAGCTCCCTCCCCAGGACCGGAGGGCCGCTCTCACCAGATGCCCAGGTGGCGGGGGCAGTTCCTGCTCTCCAGGTCGATgttctggggggagagggagacgtTCTTGGAGACGTGGATGACGGGCCGGGCTCTGCAAAGCAAGAGGGGAAACCGCTGACAAAGGTGCCCAGCCGGACCGCGCCCCGTCTGCACCAGGCCTCCAGCTCTGCCCAGTGCACCGGGCGGCCCAGCCCCTCCCGCCCGCCGGGCACGGTTGGAGCCGTCGGCTGCACCAGCGTCGCCCACGTGCTGATCCAGCCGGCCGCAGTGCGATgcccggggccggggcggggggggcgtcCCACCAGGCCCTGCCCAGCACACGGCTCCCTCCCGCAGGCCTGGGGGCGGCCGGCGCCCACCTGTACAGCACCACGCTGTCCGAGAGCGAGCCGACGAGCAGGTCCGGGTAGAGATTCCCGTCGACGTCCAGGCCCCCGGACAGGGAGTAGCCGAAGGTCCTCACCCCGACGCCTTCCCCGTCCAGGACCTGGAGGGGGACAGAGGGACGGACGGAGAGCCGGGGACGCAGCAGCTGCCTCTTGGGGGCGGAGCCGCCAgcatttaggacaggaagtgaagagggACCCTGGACCCCAGCGGgccggtgggggaggggcttggggaggAGCCCGTGGACCCCGCAGTtcagtgacaccccccccctccccccggtgccccgCTTGCACCCTCTCACCTGGGCCGGTTTGGTGACGATGCCCAGGCTGCTGCCGTGGTAGATATAGACCTTGCCGGCTCCATCAAATGGGGCTCCCACGGCGATGTCTGGGGACGGGGGGCAGGGTTATGGCTGGAGGAGGCCAAAAGGGGGGTCTGCACCACCCGGGCACTTGGGCCAGAGCTAGGGCAGttcccctgcccagagctggaTACTTGCCACGTGGGGGGTCCCTCCCCTCCTGCAGGGGCGGCTCCATTCCccagaccccagcccacacccacAGGGGGAGCCCCCCAAGGGACGGCGCTGTCTCCCCAGAACCCAGGACCCCAGATCAGACCCAGCCAGGCTGCCTTTGCTGGCACACGGCTCCCCcgatcccccctctcccccccccgagcAGACCCCCTCCCGCCGactccccagcccctcaccctggAAGCCGTCCTGGTTGAGGTCCCCGAGGGCGGTGAGGCTGATGCCGAACATGGAGTGGGACGTGCCGTTGAGGCGGACGGGGCGGGTGCCCGCCCAGCGCCCCGCTTGGTTGATGTAGACGTAGGCCGCCCCGCCGATCTCCTCCTGCCGGTCGAAGAAGTGGGGCGCCCCCACCACCAGGTCCAtccagc of Natator depressus isolate rNatDep1 chromosome 20, rNatDep2.hap1, whole genome shotgun sequence contains these proteins:
- the ITGA7 gene encoding integrin alpha-7 isoform X3, translated to MLPGSCPRMLVGAPQAPALPGQRANRTGGLYACPLTHEIDDCWRVPIDEGVDLHKESKENQWLGVSVKSQGAGGKIATCAHLYESRNRVNQPLETRDVIGRCYVLSQDLTVGEELDGGEWKFCEGRPQGHDRFGFCQQGVSAGFTADNHYILFGAPGTYNWKGDLRVELVNQSSLELGTYDDGPYEAGGEKDQDPSLIPVPANSYFGLLFMTNVHSADPDQLVYKTAEPGERLPGTVGDVAQNSNLGFSVDSGKGLTQQNQLSFVTGAPRANHTGAVVILRRDNVNRLVPEVILPGEQLTSSFGYAVAVVDLNSDGWMDLVVGAPHFFDRQEEIGGAAYVYINQAGRWAGTRPVRLNGTSHSMFGISLTALGDLNQDGFQDIAVGAPFDGAGKVYIYHGSSLGIVTKPAQVLDGEGVGVRTFGYSLSGGLDVDGNLYPDLLVGSLSDSVVLYRARPVIHVSKNVSLSPQNIDLESRNCPRHLGICVEVRACFSYTASPASYSPRIMLAYTFDADVDRRKRGQAPRVAFLDRKPTDPEHQFSDVVELPHQRAPACVKATFQLQDSIRDKLRPIVVVLTYSIEHARSKRQVQDTALPPLIPVLNAQLPSSQREEVNFLKQGCGEDKICQSNLQLQYQFCSRVGDSDFLPLPRGADGTAVFAMSDQKDVALEIQVTNLPSDPAAPQRDGDDAHEALLTATFPEALPYSGIRGHDAWAGPGLEKQPCLPNPNASQVQCELGSPMKRGAQVRFYLIVSTSGITIETQELELELELSTISEQPGLRPVTARARVVIELPLSVTGVAVPRQLFFGGRVLGESAMRSEGQVGSAVRYEVTVSNRGQSLSTLGSAFLNLMWPHEIANGKWLLYPLRLELAAWPGQRVACSPAANPLRLALEGHGQGRSRREAEPPEVPSTGSWWHRAHAERKNVTLDCARGTARCLVFRCPLSSFNRSAVLTAWGRLWNSTFLEEYPAVTSVELLVHANITVKSTVRSLVLKDAATQIPVTIYLDPSAVVARGVPWWIILIAVLAGVLVLGLLVSILWKCGFFQRSSRAAPYAANYYRARLAVQPSEVEKQAGED
- the ITGA7 gene encoding integrin alpha-7 isoform X6 — its product is MLPGSCPRMLVGAPQAPALPGQRANRTGGLYACPLTHEIDDCWRVPIDEGVDLHKESKENQWLGVSVKSQGAGGKIATCAHLYESRNRVNQPLETRDVIGRCYVLSQDLTVGEELDGGEWKFCEGRPQGHDRFGFCQQGVSAGFTADNHYILFGAPGTYNWKGDLRVELVNQSSLELGTYDDGPYEAGGEKDQDPSLIPVPANSYFGFSVDSGKGLTQQNQLSFVTGAPRANHTGAVVILRRDNVNRLVPEVILPGEQLTSSFGYAVAVVDLNSDGWMDLVVGAPHFFDRQEEIGGAAYVYINQAGRWAGTRPVRLNGTSHSMFGISLTALGDLNQDGFQDIAVGAPFDGAGKVYIYHGSSLGIVTKPAQVLDGEGVGVRTFGYSLSGGLDVDGNLYPDLLVGSLSDSVVLYRARPVIHVSKNVSLSPQNIDLESRNCPRHLGICVEVRACFSYTASPASYSPRIMLAYTFDADVDRRKRGQAPRVAFLDRKPTDPEHQFSDVVELPHQRAPACVKATFQLQDSIRDKLRPIVVVLTYSIEHARSKRQVQDTALPPLIPVLNAQLPSSQREEVNFLKQGCGEDKICQSNLQLQYQFCSRVGDSDFLPLPRGADGTAVFAMSDQKDVALEIQVTNLPSDPAAPQRDGDDAHEALLTATFPEALPYSGIRGHDAWAGPGLEKQPCLPNPNASQVQCELGSPMKRGAQVRFYLIVSTSGITIETQELELELELSTISEQPGLRPVTARARVVIELPLSVTGVAVPRQLFFGGRVLGESAMRSEGQVGSAVRYEVTVSNRGQSLSTLGSAFLNLMWPHEIANGKWLLYPLRLELAAWPGQRVACSPAANPLRLALEGHGQGRSRREAEPPEVPSTGSWWHRAHAERKNVTLDCARGTARCLVFRCPLSSFNRSAVLTAWGRLWNSTFLEEYPAVTSVELLVHANITVKSTVRSLVLKDAATQIPVTIYLDPSAVVARGVPWWIILIAVLAGVLVLGLLVSILWKCGFFQRSSRAAPYAANYYRARLAVQPSEVEKQAGED
- the ITGA7 gene encoding integrin alpha-7 isoform X4 translates to MLPGSCPRMLVGAPQAPALPGQRANRTGGLYACPLTHEIDDCWRVPIDEGVDLHKESKENQWLGVSVKSQGAGGKIATCAHLYESRNRVNQPLETRDVIGRCYVLSQDLTVGEELDGGEWKFCEGRPQGHDRFGFCQQGVSAGFTADNHYILFGAPGTYNWKGDLRVELVNQSSLELGTYDDGPYEAGGEKDQDPSLIPVPANSYFGFSVDSGKGLTQQNQLSFVTGAPRANHTGAVVILRRDNVNRLVPEVILPGEQLTSSFGYAVAVVDLNSDGWMDLVVGAPHFFDRQEEIGGAAYVYINQAGRWAGTRPVRLNGTSHSMFGISLTALGDLNQDGFQDIAVGAPFDGAGKVYIYHGSSLGIVTKPAQVLDGEGVGVRTFGYSLSGGLDVDGNLYPDLLVGSLSDSVVLYRARPVIHVSKNVSLSPQNIDLESRNCPRHLGICVEVRACFSYTASPASYSPRIMLAYTFDADVDRRKRGQAPRVAFLDRKPTDPEHQFSDVVELPHQRAPACVKATFQLQDSIRDKLRPIVVVLTYSIEHARSKRQVQDTALPPLIPVLNAQLPSSQREEVNFLKQGCGEDKICQSNLQLQYQFCSRVGDSDFLPLPRGADGTAVFAMSDQKDVALEIQVTNLPSDPAAPQRDGDDAHEALLTATFPEALPYSGIRGHDAWAGPGLEKQPCLPNPNASQVQCELGSPMKRGAQVRFYLIVSTSGITIETQELELELELSTISEQPGLRPVTARARVVIELPLSVTGVAVPRQLFFGGRVLGESAMRSEGQVGSAVRYEVTVSNRGQSLSTLGSAFLNLMWPHEIANGKWLLYPLRLELAAWPGQRVACSPAANPLRLALEGHGQGRSRREAEPPEVPSTGSWWHRAHAERKNVTLDCARGTARCLVFRCPLSSFNRSAVLTAWGRLWNSTFLEEYPAVTSVELLVHANITVKSTVRSLVLKDAATQIPVTIYLDPSAVVARGVPWWIILIAVLAGVLVLGLLVSILWKVGFFRRTRYQQAAVPQYHAIKIPREERQLFREEKTGTIQRKDWVTNWSEGSDGLVPVSG